In one window of Camelina sativa cultivar DH55 chromosome 15, Cs, whole genome shotgun sequence DNA:
- the LOC104746651 gene encoding uncharacterized protein LOC104746651, translating into MGTAVLDAKTSSLREHPPSSYSIKFENLTELDDDKYESSLFAVGGYNWRLVIYPKGNAKDEGSGFISMYVEIDSANLLSTPLTDVFAYLIFFVYNKKADKYFTIKDTELKRFNALRTVWGMSQGEQCEFGVDVLVAPSLAKWEVVSFNPKIRNPKFSWTLKKFKELKEDSYNSDNFMVGGRQWFLKLHPNGDARAKGKSVSIYLTLRDDKTLNAEEKIYTRAHLTIVDSRGTTHVSGTLNYWYTKLNSGFGWSTFASLDKLREAYLDNEGSLNVEIEFIVVSSTKYSPSI; encoded by the exons ATGGGCACCGCAGTACTGGACGCAAAAACTTCATCGTTAAGAGAACATCCTCCTTCTTCATATTCCATCAAGTTTGAGAATCTCACAGAACTCGACGATGACAAATACGAATCAAGTCTTTTCGCGGTCGGCGGGTACAACTG GAGATTGGTTATATATCCAAAAGGAAACGCAAAAGACGAAGGGAGTGGATTTATTTCAATGTATGTGGAGATTGATAGCGCAAACCTCTTGTCAACACCACTAACTGATGTGTTTGCATATCTCATATTCTTTGTCTACAACAAGAAAGCAGACAAATACTTTACTATTAAAG ATACAGAATTGAAGCGGTTCAATGCATTAAGAACGGTGTGGGGAATGTCTCAA GGAGAACAATGTGAATTTGGTGTTGATGTCTTGGTTGCTCCATCCCTTGCTAAATGGGAAGTCGTGTCCTTTAATCCGAAAATCCGTAATCCCAAGTTCTCGTGGACTCTCAAGAAATTTAAAGAGTTGAAAGAGGATTCTTACAACTCGGATAACTTTATGGTAGGAGGAAGACAATG GTTTCTAAAACTGCACCCGAACGGCGATGCTAGAGCCAAAGGCAAGTCCGTGTCCATTTATTTGACTCTAAGGGATGATAAGACACTCAACGCAGAGGAGAAAATCTACACGCGAGCACATCTCACAATTGTAGATTCTCGTGGAACCACTCACGTCTCTGGGACTT TGAACTACTGGTACACAAAGCTAAACTCAGGCTTTGGTTGGTCTACATTTGCGTCTTTAGATAAACTTCGGGAGGCGTACTTGGACAACGAGGGCTCTTTGAATGTAGAGATTGAATTTATAGTTGTTTCTTCCACCAAATACTCTCCCAGTATCTGA
- the LOC104746653 gene encoding GLABROUS1 enhancer-binding protein-like 1, with product MAVPIHFLINSPHESSDDEFNLSEISYSSDDDESMEEVESSELVNTNAGSLSSPLSNLEHDEESEDEFWVKYPYLKELVEIIVAQGLISEDDAFERVKLIGDDKAKELNDGWKALCIKEQDLGNEMLDLLASTMK from the exons ATGGCGGTTCCGATTCACTTCCTCATCAACTCTCCACATGAATCATCTGACGACGAGTTCAACCTCTCCGAGATTTCCTATTCATCTGATGACGACGAATCCATGGAAGAAGTCGAATCCTCCGAGTTAGTCAACACAAACGCAggatctctctcttctcctctctccaaCCTCGAACATGACGAAG AAAGTGAGGATGAGTTCTGGGTTAAGTATCCGTATCTGAAGGAGTTGGTGGAGATTATAGTAGCTCAAGGTTTGATTTCTGAAGACGATGCTTTTGAGAGAGTGAAGCTTATTGGTGATGACAAGGCTAAAGAGTTGAATGATGGATGGAAAGCTTTGTGTATTAAGGAGCAGGATTTGGGTAACGAGATGCTTGATCTACTTGCTTCCACCATGAAATGA
- the LOC104746652 gene encoding transcription factor bHLH117-like, translating into MESSAYEFDSLTDLPPLPEEYKPTVVDYSRSFDSLPPFPPSDFTFSDHHHQHYLDSSLSLSDSIFLDSTLSLLNRHHLSVSPRLEQNLFYEPIRFNQLFPNNDAPFLHLPDLKSIEQTVEEPTLTTMELFPSLCPPPPAAKRHKKLHSSTSSTTSGSPTASSSHNTNDGGRKRKTISNKIRTLEKLMPWERKMSLAVILEEAHKYIKFLQSQIASLLWMPLDSVYNTAGEVGESDLLKSLTRQQILQVLANSPGSRNLLSTHGLCVFSYEQLLTLKAMTRNL; encoded by the coding sequence ATGGAGTCTTCAGCTTACGAGTTCGACTCGCTCACTGACTTACCACCTCTTCCAGAAGAGTACAAACCAACCGTCGTGGACTACTCACGAAGCTTCGATTCCTTACCACCGTTCCCACCTTCCGATTTCACTTTCtccgaccaccaccaccaacactaCCTCGACTCGTCTCTCTCGCTTTCAGACTCGATCTTCCTCgactcaactctctctctcctcaacCGTCACCACCTCTCTGTTTCACCTCGTTTGGAGCAGAACCTCTTTTACGAGCCGATTCGTTTCAATCAGCTCTTTCCCAACAACGACGCACCGTTTCTTCACTTGCCAGATCTCAAATCCATCGAACAAACCGTGGAAGAGCCGACACTGACGACGATGGAGCTCTTTCCATCTCTCTGCCCTCCTCCTCCAGCCGCGAAACGTCACAAGAAGCTTCACTCTTCTACTTCTTCAACAACCTCCGGATCTCCGACGGCGTCTTCGTCTCACAACACCAACGACGGCGGTCGCAAACGTAAGACGATCTCGAACAAGATCAGAACACTGGAGAAACTCATGCCGTGGGAGAGAAAAATGAGTTTAGCGGTGATTCTAGAAGAAGCTCACAAGTACATTAAGTTTCTCCAATCTCAAATCGCTTCACTCCTTTGGATGCCTCTTGACTCAGTCTACAACACCGCCGGAGAAGTTGGAGAATCTGATCTGCTTAAATCTCTGACACGTCAACAGATCCTACAGGTTCTTGCGAACTCGCCAGGTTCACGAAACCTGCTCTCCACTCACGGTCTTTGCGTCTTCTCTTACGAACAGCTTCTTACCCTTAAGGCTATGACCAGAAACCTCTGA